From a single Brassica oleracea var. oleracea cultivar TO1000 chromosome C5, BOL, whole genome shotgun sequence genomic region:
- the LOC106344337 gene encoding uncharacterized protein LOC106344337, whose protein sequence is MRLCGEEVTEKELLDKTFSTFHSTNVLLQQQYRERGFATYTDLISCLLLAVANNELLMKNSEMRPPGSAPLPEAHKAEHEKKDPKESNHVYNERRTHGKNRGGYKGRGGRDNYAYGRGYGNHNNRGRGSNHGCGRANFGRCRGESLKNKNPEAHMVHDNGYDADDDFDHEKDDPMDHETSDCLKD, encoded by the exons ATGAGACTTTGTGGTGAAGAAGTGACTGAGAAAGAGTTACTTGATAAAACCTTCTCTACATTCCATTCAACGAATGTGTTGCTGCAGCAGCAGTATAGAGAGAGAGGATTCGCCACATATACTGATCTGATCTCATGCCTACTTCTGGCCGTGGCTAATAATGAACTCCTGATGAAGAACAGTGAGATGAGACCTCCAGGTTCAGCACCATTACCAGAAGCTCACAAAGCTGAACATGAAAAGAAAGATCCCAAAGAAAGCAACCATGTCTATAATGAGAGAAGAACACACGGTAAAAACCGTGGTGGGTACAAGGGACGTGGTGGCCGTGACAATTATGCTTATGGCCGTGGATATGGAAACCACAATAACCGTGGTCGTGGTTCCAACCATGGCTGTGGAAGAGCCAATTTTGGCCGCTGTCGAGGCG AGAGTCTTAAGAACAAGAACCCAGAAGCTCATATGGTTCATGACAATGGGTATGATGCTGATGATGATTTCGACCATGAAAAGGATGATCCAATGGATCACGAGACATCAGATTGTCTTAAAGACTAA
- the LOC106293740 gene encoding transcription factor bHLH55-like → MAFPSSSSFTNDFAYENELDFSSLLTPSTFISFQDPNPSNPIIHNTENGGRQRIRETTVTDETPREDVEPKNKRAKHREIERQRRQEVTSLFKHLRYILPAQYVKGKRSSSDHVNEAVNYIKDLEKKIKEVSKKRDRIKRSITHPPSAGYCPIRSLAASCSSPSSLSSYCSCVGDTHIDFKVMTCLVGIEVVASCCFRHESCLSSVLQLLVHEQCFNVVSCISTRLHLRFIHTIVCEVEKGIEINFSELQEKIIKMGRHRA, encoded by the exons ATGGCTTTTCCATCTTCTTCATCGTTCACAAATGATTTTGCGTATGAAAATGAATTGGATTTCTCGAGTTTGTTAACTCCTTCAACGTTTATATCATTCCAAGATCCTAATCCATCAAATCCGATCATTCATAATACTGAAAACGGCGGAAGACAAAGGATCCGTGAGACGACCGTGACAGATGAAACCCCAAGAGAAGATGTTGAGCCGAAGAACAAGAGAGCGAAACATAGAGAGATTGAGAGACAAAGAAGGCAAGAAGTCACGTCTCTTTTCAAGCACCTAAGATATATATTGCCAGCTCAATATGTTAAG GGTAAGCGTTCTTCGTCAGATCACGTGAACGAAGCTGTGAATTACATCAAAGACTTAGAAAAGAAGATCAAAGAGGTCAGCAAGAAAAGAGATCGAATCAAGAGATCTATTACTCATCCACCTTCAGCAGGATACTGTCCTATAAGATCGTTAGCAGCATCGTGTTCATCACCATCATCACTATCATCATATTGTTCTTGTGTTGGAGACACACATATCGATTTTAAGGTGATGACTTGTTTGGTCGGTATCGAGGTAGTAGCAAGTTGCTGTTTCAGACACGAATCTTGTCTCTCAAGTGTTCTTCAGCTTCTGGTTCATGAACAATGCTTTAATGTTGTTAGTTGCATCTCAACTAGACTGCATCTAAGATTCATACACACCATTGTCTGTGAG GTTGAGAAAGGAATAGAGATTAACTTCTCTGAGCTCCAAGAAAAGATAATCAAAATGGGGAGACATCGTGCTTAA